Proteins encoded by one window of Tunturibacter psychrotolerans:
- a CDS encoding IS110 family transposase: MSKPNPSKQSTVFCGIDVSAATLTAVVHQEDQRFEQRVFNNNASGHKALIAWLHKRKARVRVSLEATGIYSLDLAMALDRADGIEVAVLNPKLVHRFAQTLRRSKTDSADAQALAEYSRRMPFTPWRAPSLNSLQLRTISRHLLGLTAEYTRQNNRLHAAEKSAATPRCVVNDLKRSMASLNRRILRFRREARELVRSDETIRKRFELLIGIPGIAEISAVQLLGELSSLSPEMSVRQWVAHSGLDPVHQISGTSVHKPSRMSRAGNRYLRRALYMPALVAVRLDPHLKAFYETLLSRHKAKL, encoded by the coding sequence ATGAGCAAGCCGAATCCATCCAAACAGTCCACCGTATTTTGCGGCATCGATGTGAGTGCCGCGACTCTTACCGCAGTCGTTCATCAGGAAGATCAACGGTTCGAGCAACGCGTTTTCAACAACAACGCCAGCGGACACAAGGCCCTGATCGCCTGGCTGCACAAGCGCAAGGCGCGGGTGAGAGTATCGCTGGAAGCAACCGGCATCTACTCGCTGGACTTGGCTATGGCGCTGGATCGGGCGGATGGCATCGAGGTCGCAGTGCTGAACCCGAAGCTGGTCCATCGCTTCGCGCAGACACTGCGACGGTCGAAGACCGACTCAGCGGATGCGCAGGCGTTGGCCGAATATAGCCGACGTATGCCCTTTACGCCGTGGCGCGCCCCGAGTCTGAATAGCTTGCAACTGCGCACCATCAGCCGCCATCTCCTCGGTCTGACAGCAGAATACACACGGCAAAACAACCGCCTCCACGCCGCAGAGAAATCAGCGGCGACACCGCGCTGCGTGGTGAACGACCTGAAGCGCTCCATGGCTTCGCTCAATCGGCGCATCCTGCGGTTCCGCCGCGAGGCGAGAGAACTGGTTCGCAGCGATGAAACGATCCGGAAGCGGTTCGAGCTGCTCATCGGCATCCCAGGAATCGCCGAGATCAGCGCGGTTCAGTTGCTGGGCGAACTCTCATCGCTCTCACCGGAGATGTCGGTGCGGCAGTGGGTGGCGCACAGCGGCCTGGACCCGGTACATCAGATCTCGGGAACCTCGGTGCACAAGCCCTCCCGCATGAGTCGGGCTGGCAATCGGTATCTGCGTCGCGCGCTCTACATGCCTGCCCTGGTTGCCGTTCGTCTCGATCCCCACCTGAAGGCGTTCTACGAAACACTCCTGAGTCGTCACAAGGCCAAGCTGTAG
- a CDS encoding response regulator transcription factor, with translation MAASGKIRVLCVDDHPLVRDGIAFALQQQSDMELVAQAKNGIDAIAAFRQHRPDVTLMDLQMPQMSGIDATAAIRSEFPNARIVILTTYSGDIQASRALKLGAVGYLLKGMLRTELIDTIRSVHAGHRRIPPEIASEIAEHYSADALSDREIEVLRVVASGCSNKIVADKLFISEDTVKGHMKSILAKLQANDRTHAVMIAMKRGFLEG, from the coding sequence ATGGCAGCTTCAGGAAAAATCAGGGTGCTCTGCGTTGACGATCATCCGCTTGTTCGCGATGGCATCGCATTCGCGCTGCAGCAGCAGAGCGACATGGAACTCGTGGCGCAGGCAAAGAACGGGATCGACGCGATCGCGGCGTTTCGACAGCACCGTCCAGACGTGACCTTGATGGACCTGCAGATGCCGCAGATGAGCGGGATCGATGCGACGGCTGCCATTCGCAGCGAGTTTCCCAATGCGCGCATTGTCATCCTCACTACTTATTCTGGAGATATCCAGGCTTCGCGCGCGCTCAAACTGGGGGCCGTCGGCTACTTGCTCAAGGGCATGTTGCGCACCGAGCTAATTGATACCATCCGCTCCGTGCACGCAGGCCACCGGCGAATTCCACCCGAGATCGCTTCGGAGATTGCAGAGCACTACAGCGCCGACGCGCTCTCCGACCGAGAGATTGAAGTGCTGCGCGTGGTTGCATCCGGATGCTCGAACAAGATCGTCGCAGACAAGCTTTTTATCTCCGAAGATACGGTGAAGGGACACATGAAAAGCATCCTTGCCAAGCTGCAGGCGAATGATCGTACCCACGCCGTCATGATCGCGATGAAGCGCGGCTTCCTCGAGGGCTGA
- a CDS encoding alpha/beta fold hydrolase, with the protein MSTLTLKDGTTIYYKDWGTGQPITFSHGWPLNADAWDAQMLFFGNLGYRVIAHDRRSHGRSSQTWDGNEMDTYADDLAELFDALDLKGAIMVGHSTGGGEVARYISRHGSSRVAKAVLISAVPPIMVKSEQNPIGTPIEALNAIRDGVVNDRSQFYKDLSLPFFGYNRPGAAISEGVRENFWFEGMQSGVKGSYDCIKAFSETDFTEDLKKIDVPTLVMHGDDDQIVPFPDAGALTAKLVPDATLKVYAGFPHGMPITHADVINKDLLEFLRS; encoded by the coding sequence ATGAGCACACTTACTTTGAAAGACGGAACTACCATTTACTACAAGGACTGGGGCACCGGTCAGCCAATCACCTTCTCTCACGGCTGGCCGCTGAATGCAGACGCCTGGGATGCCCAGATGCTGTTCTTCGGCAACCTCGGCTATCGCGTCATCGCCCACGATCGCCGCAGCCACGGCCGCTCCAGCCAGACCTGGGATGGCAACGAGATGGACACCTACGCCGACGATCTGGCCGAGTTGTTCGATGCGCTGGACCTGAAGGGTGCAATCATGGTGGGCCACTCCACTGGCGGAGGCGAGGTAGCACGCTACATCTCGCGCCATGGTTCGAGTCGCGTCGCAAAAGCTGTCCTCATCAGCGCTGTGCCGCCGATCATGGTGAAGTCCGAACAGAACCCCATCGGCACTCCGATTGAGGCGCTCAATGCGATTCGCGACGGCGTCGTCAATGATCGTTCTCAGTTTTACAAGGACCTCTCACTCCCGTTTTTCGGCTACAACCGGCCGGGCGCGGCGATCTCCGAAGGCGTGCGCGAGAACTTCTGGTTCGAAGGAATGCAGAGTGGCGTCAAGGGCTCGTACGACTGCATCAAGGCCTTCTCTGAAACCGACTTCACCGAAGACCTGAAGAAGATCGACGTCCCGACGCTGGTCATGCATGGAGACGACGATCAGATCGTGCCGTTCCCGGATGCCGGCGCGCTTACCGCCAAGCTGGTTCCGGATGCGACACTGAAGGTCTATGCCGGCTTCCCGCACGGTATGCCCATCACGCACGCTGATGTCATCAACAAGGACTTGCTCGAGTTTCTTAGGAGCTAG
- a CDS encoding FAD-containing oxidoreductase, which yields MAAYDAIIVGAGQAGPALAGRLTAAGWTVALVERKLFGGTCVNTGCTPTKALVASAYAAHLNRRAEDFGVVPSIAVMMDMRRVRQRIEAIVTESREGVQQCLRQMERCTIYQGAARFVSPSQLRVGDELLTAPHIFLNVGSRPAIPNLPGIDTVPYLTSSTILALDSLPPKLAVVGGGYAGLEFAQIYRRFGSEVTVIERAARLVADEDEDVSNAVQGILEAEGIEVRLNADCISLRFDGEDVSVGVNSIDGELEVPASHILLAMGRTPNTDDLGLEAAGIAVDEHGYIPVDDQLQTAVPGIWALGDCNGRGGFTHTACNDAEVVAANLLDNDARNVSDRIPAHALYIDPPLAQVGMTERQVRQRGRAALIGIRPMTKVSRAIEKSETHGFIKLLVDAESKEILGASILGTGGDEAIHCILTAMYSGMPTSLLQRAMHIHPTVAELIPTVLGNLKPLV from the coding sequence ATGGCAGCTTATGACGCAATCATCGTTGGTGCCGGGCAAGCAGGTCCTGCGCTCGCCGGAAGGCTTACAGCCGCCGGTTGGACAGTTGCGCTGGTGGAGAGGAAGCTATTCGGCGGAACCTGCGTGAACACCGGCTGCACGCCTACCAAGGCGCTGGTTGCGAGCGCTTATGCAGCGCACTTGAACCGGCGTGCCGAAGACTTCGGGGTTGTCCCGAGCATCGCGGTGATGATGGATATGCGACGCGTCCGACAGCGCATAGAGGCCATTGTCACGGAGTCGCGAGAGGGTGTGCAGCAATGCCTACGCCAGATGGAGCGTTGCACGATCTACCAGGGCGCCGCGCGCTTCGTCTCCCCATCTCAGCTTCGGGTTGGAGACGAACTGCTCACCGCGCCACATATCTTTCTTAACGTCGGCTCGCGGCCTGCCATTCCCAACCTGCCCGGTATCGATACGGTTCCCTACCTGACAAGCTCGACGATCCTGGCGCTCGACTCACTACCACCTAAGCTGGCCGTCGTAGGCGGAGGTTACGCAGGGCTCGAGTTTGCGCAAATATACCGGCGCTTCGGATCCGAGGTCACAGTCATTGAACGCGCGGCACGACTCGTCGCCGATGAGGACGAGGATGTTTCGAACGCGGTGCAAGGGATACTGGAAGCGGAAGGGATTGAAGTGCGTCTTAACGCGGATTGCATTTCACTGCGCTTCGATGGCGAAGACGTCTCGGTGGGCGTCAACAGCATTGACGGTGAGCTGGAGGTTCCGGCATCGCACATTCTGCTGGCGATGGGACGTACGCCGAACACAGACGACCTCGGTTTGGAAGCTGCCGGCATCGCTGTTGACGAACACGGCTACATTCCGGTCGACGACCAGCTCCAAACCGCCGTCCCGGGAATATGGGCGCTTGGCGACTGCAACGGACGCGGCGGGTTTACTCACACTGCCTGCAATGACGCCGAGGTTGTCGCGGCAAACCTTCTCGATAACGATGCGCGCAACGTGAGCGATCGCATTCCGGCGCATGCGCTGTACATTGATCCGCCGTTAGCGCAAGTCGGCATGACCGAACGTCAAGTACGGCAGCGCGGACGAGCTGCGTTGATCGGAATAAGGCCGATGACCAAGGTGAGCCGCGCCATCGAGAAGAGTGAGACGCACGGATTCATCAAGCTACTGGTCGACGCGGAGAGCAAGGAGATTCTGGGTGCGTCCATCCTGGGGACCGGAGGCGACGAAGCGATCCATTGCATTCTTACCGCAATGTACTCTGGCATGCCTACCTCACTGCTCCAGCGCGCGATGCACATTCACCCTACAGTCGCTGAACTGATCCCGACGGTACTTGGGAACTTGAAGCCGCTCGTCTAA
- a CDS encoding alpha/beta hydrolase, whose protein sequence is MSSQPLNTDAEAKASSSTHVKNIVLVHGAFADGSSWSKVIPLLQKMDYHVVTVQNPMTSLADEVTFTKRIIALQDGPLILVAHSWGGAVITQAGDDPKVAGLVYITAYAPEVGESSNDAGTPYGWTSGQKQIRLTADKFATLTTEGMLNYVTEGLPMEERLLALATQGQSYGPMFDEKLTVAAWKTKPNWALISTQDQMLAPAMEAMMAKRMGAVTVSIDSCHMVIQQAPVEVAAIIDQAARNALNNHPNE, encoded by the coding sequence ATGTCAAGCCAACCACTCAACACCGATGCAGAAGCCAAAGCGTCCTCTTCGACACACGTCAAGAACATCGTTCTGGTGCACGGTGCATTTGCAGACGGATCAAGCTGGTCGAAGGTGATCCCGCTCTTGCAAAAGATGGATTACCACGTCGTCACCGTGCAAAACCCAATGACCTCCCTGGCGGATGAAGTCACCTTTACGAAGCGAATCATCGCGCTTCAAGACGGCCCACTCATTCTCGTGGCCCACTCTTGGGGTGGTGCTGTGATCACGCAAGCCGGCGACGATCCAAAAGTCGCCGGGCTCGTCTACATCACGGCTTACGCGCCCGAGGTCGGAGAATCTTCGAATGATGCAGGGACCCCGTACGGCTGGACCTCCGGGCAGAAACAGATTCGTCTCACCGCGGACAAGTTCGCCACACTGACCACCGAGGGCATGCTGAACTACGTTACCGAAGGCCTGCCCATGGAAGAACGTTTGCTTGCGCTAGCAACCCAGGGCCAGAGCTACGGCCCCATGTTCGACGAGAAGCTGACGGTTGCTGCGTGGAAGACGAAGCCTAACTGGGCTCTCATCTCCACCCAGGACCAGATGCTGGCGCCTGCGATGGAAGCCATGATGGCGAAGAGAATGGGCGCCGTTACCGTGTCTATCGATAGTTGCCACATGGTCATTCAGCAGGCGCCAGTGGAAGTGGCAGCCATCATCGATCAGGCGGCCAGGAACGCGCTCAACAACCACCCGAACGAGTAG
- a CDS encoding alpha/beta fold hydrolase yields MLNENVHIAQTPTPAVKNVVLVHGAFADGTSWSKIIPILESEGYHVVSVQNPLTSLADDVAATRRAIALQDGPVILVGHSWGGAVITQAGDDPKVAGLVYVAAYAPNVGESANQASTPFGVTEGQKAIRVDSEKFAYMTSDGILNHFAQGLPMEERRVVLAVQGQSYGPMFDEKLTVAAWQTRPSWVVIAADDQMLPPAMEEASAQRLGATTTTLPTCHLAMLQQPVEVAAVIDQAAKTALRK; encoded by the coding sequence ATGCTCAACGAAAACGTTCACATCGCACAGACGCCTACCCCCGCGGTAAAGAACGTCGTCCTCGTCCATGGCGCCTTCGCCGATGGGACGAGCTGGTCCAAGATCATTCCTATCCTCGAATCCGAGGGCTATCACGTCGTCTCCGTCCAAAACCCTCTCACCTCGCTCGCCGATGATGTGGCCGCCACGCGGCGCGCGATCGCGCTGCAGGATGGTCCTGTCATTTTGGTCGGCCACTCCTGGGGCGGTGCGGTCATCACGCAGGCAGGCGACGATCCCAAGGTTGCAGGTCTCGTCTACGTCGCGGCTTACGCGCCTAATGTCGGCGAATCAGCCAACCAGGCGAGCACTCCCTTTGGCGTCACCGAAGGACAGAAAGCTATTCGCGTCGACAGCGAGAAGTTCGCCTACATGACCTCGGACGGTATTCTCAACCACTTCGCGCAAGGGCTTCCCATGGAAGAGCGCCGCGTAGTGCTTGCCGTTCAGGGACAGAGCTATGGCCCCATGTTTGACGAGAAGCTCACCGTCGCCGCATGGCAGACGAGGCCCTCATGGGTCGTCATCGCGGCGGATGATCAGATGCTTCCGCCGGCAATGGAAGAGGCTTCAGCGCAGCGTCTGGGCGCCACTACGACGACCCTCCCAACCTGCCACCTCGCGATGCTCCAGCAGCCAGTCGAAGTAGCTGCGGTGATCGATCAGGCTGCAAAGACCGCGTTGCGCAAATAA